The nucleotide sequence GTCGGTATCGTAACACGTGGTTATGATCTCCGTTGCCGTTGTGATGAGGTTTCTCAGGATGGCCTTGTCCTTGATTATCTTTGCGTGATACCTGACATTGGCGGACGTTGGCACCATATTTACAATTGAGCTTAAATATGAAGCGCCGCCTATTTCTTCTAATTGTTCTTTTCTGCTGAGCTGCTCGGTGAGGGTTATCAGATCGATCGGTTCGTTCTTCTCATAGAGCTCGATCATTGAAATAAATATTTTCCTGTGGGAATCCTTGTAGAAATCATTCGGCGTGAGCTGTTCAACTGCTGCGGCGATCGCCTCGTTTTCAAGCAGCACTGCTCCGAGGACGGACTGCTCTGCCTCTATATTCTGGGGCGGCAAACGGTCAAGGTCGGCTGCCGGATATTTTCCCCCGGACAACCCGCTGTCACTGCGGCCACGTTCAAGCATTTTAAATGCTCCTAAGCTTCTGCGGTAGCGGCCTGTTTAACCTCCACAGTCACATTTGCCGTAACATCCTGAAGAAGCTTGATGGATACATTATATGTTCCGAGTTTCTTGATAGGCTCATCGAGGAGTATCTTGCGCTTGTCTATCTCTATCCCCTGCTTCGCTATTGCTTCAGCGATATCCATTGTGGTCACTGAACCGAAAAGTTTTCCTTCCTCGCCGCTCAGGGCCTCAATGCTTATTGACAGGGCTGAAATCTGCTTGGCCAGATCTTCCGTGGACCTTCTGACTTTTTTGGCCTTTATGAGAATGATATTCTTCTCATGCTCGAATTGCTTCAGGTTCTTGGTGCTCGCCTCAACCGCGAGGTTCCTCGGCAGCAAAAAGTTTCTGCCGTAACCGTTCGCTACATTTACAACAGCGCCCATTGTTCCAAGTCCCTTTACATCTTCTTTTAAAATGACCTTCATGATTTTCTCTCTCCTATGTTAATAAAATTTGATATCAAGATA is from Nitrospirota bacterium and encodes:
- a CDS encoding 50S ribosomal protein L9, producing MKVILKEDVKGLGTMGAVVNVANGYGRNFLLPRNLAVEASTKNLKQFEHEKNIILIKAKKVRRSTEDLAKQISALSISIEALSGEEGKLFGSVTTMDIAEAIAKQGIEIDKRKILLDEPIKKLGTYNVSIKLLQDVTANVTVEVKQAATAEA